Below is a genomic region from Enterobacter hormaechei subsp. xiangfangensis.
GCCACTCATTCCACAGGTAGCTCCACTTACCGAAGTAAGTGATCAGGCCAACTAAGGCCGCGCCACCAATGATAATTGCAGCCACCGTAACCATAATAATCGGTTCATGGTAGGGCACTGCATCCAGTGTCAATTTTCCGAACATTTTCTTCCTCGGCCCCTTAGTGAGCGGTTTCCGCGTGGCTCATGTCCATGCCTTCCATACCCTGGTGCGTGTTGTGCTCGCCTTCAGGCTGGGTCATGTCCATGCTCATGCCGTGATCCATAAATTTGCCAATAACATCTTTGAACAGATTCGGTTTCACGTTAGAGAAGTACTCCACCTTGTTGTATTCGCTAGGTGCAGCCACTTTTTCGAACGCCGCCATGTCAGACATGGTGTTGGTAGACTGCTTCGCTTTTGCAACCCACTGGTCGAAAGTCGCGCGGTCTGGCGTAGCGATAGCTTTGAACTTCATACCCGAGAAGCCCGGGCCACTATAGCTGGCGGAGATACCGTCGTAGGTGCCTGCTTCATTCGCGATCAGGTGCAGGTTAGTCTGCATACCGGCCATCGCGTAAATCTGGCTACCCAGACGTGGGATGAAGAAGGAGTTCATTACGGAGTTGGAGGTCACTTTGAACTGAACCGGAGTGTTCGCCGGGAAGGCGATTTCATTCACGGTAGCAATGCCCTGTTCTGGATAGATGAAGAACCATTTCCAGTCCATGGAGACCACTTCAATGGTAATAGGTTTTTCATCGTGAACCAGCGGTTTGCTCGGCTCAAGTGCGTGAGTGGTTTTCCAGGTCAGTACAGCAAGGAACAGGATGATCAGAATAGGTACCGTCCAGACCACAGCTTCCACTTTATTGGAGTGTGACCAGTTAGGGCTATACTTCGCATCTTTATTGCTCGCACGATACTTCCAGGCGAAACCAACAGCCATCAAGATGGCAGGAATAACCACAATCAACATCAGGCCAAAAGCCGTCAGTATCAATGAACGTTGTTCCAGTC
It encodes:
- the cyoA gene encoding cytochrome o ubiquinol oxidase subunit II — encoded protein: MRLRKYNKSLGWLSLFAGTVLLSGCDSALLDPKGQIGLEQRSLILTAFGLMLIVVIPAILMAVGFAWKYRASNKDAKYSPNWSHSNKVEAVVWTVPILIILFLAVLTWKTTHALEPSKPLVHDEKPITIEVVSMDWKWFFIYPEQGIATVNEIAFPANTPVQFKVTSNSVMNSFFIPRLGSQIYAMAGMQTNLHLIANEAGTYDGISASYSGPGFSGMKFKAIATPDRATFDQWVAKAKQSTNTMSDMAAFEKVAAPSEYNKVEYFSNVKPNLFKDVIGKFMDHGMSMDMTQPEGEHNTHQGMEGMDMSHAETAH